In Plasmodium chabaudi chabaudi strain AS genome assembly, chromosome: 10, a single genomic region encodes these proteins:
- a CDS encoding nuclear transport factor 2, putative, which translates to MDMLNPQFEAIGKEFVNHYFQLFNTGRNELASLYKDISMMSFENDQCRGTNQIIERLNKLPPTVVHKCLSLDIQPTPNNGILILVCGDIIIEENKPLKFVRTFHLFPLPSGGYFIFNDLFRFCIS; encoded by the exons atggATATGTTAAACCCTCAATTTGAAGCCATTGGAAAGGAGTTTGTAAATCACTATTTccaattatttaatactggaag aaatgaATTGGCTAGCCTTTATAAAGACATAAGTATGATGAGTTTCGAAAATGACCAATGTAGAGGAACTAACCAAATAATCGAAagattaaataaattgcCACCAACAGTAGTACATAAATGCTTAAGCTTGGATATTCAACCCACCCCAAATAATggaattttaatattagttTGTGGTGATATCATtattgaagaaaataagCCTTTAAAATTTGTCAGGACATTTCACTTATTCCCCTTACCTAGTGGCGGATATTTCa tttTCAATGATTTATTCAGATTTTGTATCAGTTAA